The genome window ATGGTCACCTCTTGAGCGCTGCCCACGTTGAACACCTGCCCGGCCACCTCCGAGCTCAGCGCCAGCGCGATGGTCGCCCGGACGGCGTCCTCGACGTCCGTGAAGCACCGCGACTGCCGGCCGTCTCCGTACACCGTGATGGGCTGCCCGTCGAGCGCCTGCCGGACGAAGCGCGGCACCACCATGCCGTAGCGTCCCGTCTGCCGCGGCCCGACGGTGTTGAAGAACCGGATGATGACGACAGGGAGCCCGCGCTCCTGGTGATACGCGAGGCCCAGGAACTCGTCGATCGCCTTGGAGCACGCATAGCTCCAGCGGCTCTTGGTGGTCGGCCCGAGGAGGCGGTCGTCCTCCTCGCCGAGCGGCACCTGATCGTTCTTGCCGTAGACCTCCGAGGTCGAGGCGAGCACGACGCGCGGCCGCCGGTGGGCCGCCGCTCGCAGGACGACCTCGGTGCCCACGATGTTGGTGGCGATGGTCTCGACCGGCCGCTCGAGGATCAGCCGGACGCCGACCGCGGCCGCCAGGTGGTAGACCACGTCGGCCGCGTCCACGAGCTTCTGGACCAGGGCCTCGTCGGTGACCGAGCCGAGGGTGAGGGCGAACCGGGGATGGCCCTGAACAGCCTTGACGTTCTCGAGCCGGCCCGTCGAGAGGTCGTCCAGGACGGCCACCTCGTGGCCGGCAGCCAGGAGCGCCTCGGTGAGGTGGGACCCGATGAAACCCGCGCCGCCGGTGACCAGTGCCTTCATCGAGAGATGACCGCCCGGCGCCCGCCTACAGGGCCGCGCGCATGCGGCCCGGCATCACAGGCGGACCACCTT of Candidatus Methylomirabilota bacterium contains these proteins:
- a CDS encoding NAD-dependent epimerase/dehydratase family protein, giving the protein MKALVTGGAGFIGSHLTEALLAAGHEVAVLDDLSTGRLENVKAVQGHPRFALTLGSVTDEALVQKLVDAADVVYHLAAAVGVRLILERPVETIATNIVGTEVVLRAAAHRRPRVVLASTSEVYGKNDQVPLGEEDDRLLGPTTKSRWSYACSKAIDEFLGLAYHQERGLPVVIIRFFNTVGPRQTGRYGMVVPRFVRQALDGQPITVYGDGRQSRCFTDVEDAVRATIALALSSEVAGQVFNVGSAQEVTITELAERVRALTGSASPIVYVPYQEAYQPGFEDLRRRVPAIGKAERAVGYRPQVALDETLTRVISFLRETGRQ